In Leptospira sp. WS58.C1, a single genomic region encodes these proteins:
- a CDS encoding helix-turn-helix domain-containing protein: MGKEFYIWPDLGLYCGESFSTARHSHFFSQICCSLNEGPVRLQGSDEEWRNYDVVFVPSRVSHGTERSSEKFIIILVDPLGTGQGIFQNSKIQKGEPGLEIGDKISVQEIRKSFNEKDPIRIRKRILELLDSVKSDKSKKEMDPRIQYSLSKVGEEKNSLTEIAKSFDLSQSRFRHLFREETGITFSEYKIWTKIRKAVLHLSTNPQLVQAALEGGFSDQSHFTRIFKNSFGLRPSEFFRREENFAPKFFPD, translated from the coding sequence ATGGGAAAAGAATTTTATATTTGGCCTGATTTAGGTTTGTATTGTGGAGAATCTTTTTCCACGGCAAGGCATAGCCATTTTTTCTCCCAGATTTGCTGTTCTTTAAATGAAGGACCTGTTCGTCTCCAAGGAAGCGATGAAGAGTGGAGAAATTACGATGTAGTATTTGTTCCTTCCAGGGTCTCTCATGGGACGGAACGTTCTTCCGAAAAATTTATTATTATCTTAGTTGATCCATTAGGGACCGGACAAGGTATATTCCAAAATTCGAAAATACAAAAGGGAGAACCGGGTCTCGAAATAGGGGATAAAATTTCCGTCCAGGAGATCAGAAAGTCATTTAATGAAAAAGATCCAATCCGGATCCGAAAACGTATTTTGGAACTTTTAGATTCGGTGAAATCGGACAAAAGCAAAAAGGAAATGGATCCAAGAATCCAATACTCTTTGTCGAAAGTAGGCGAAGAAAAAAATTCGCTCACTGAAATTGCAAAAAGTTTCGATTTATCCCAAAGCAGGTTTAGACATTTATTTAGGGAAGAAACAGGGATTACTTTTTCAGAATATAAAATCTGGACAAAGATCAGAAAGGCGGTCCTGCATTTATCCACTAATCCTCAACTAGTCCAAGCCGCGCTCGAAGGCGGATTTTCGGACCAGTCACATTTCACTCGTATCTTTAAAAACTCATTCGGACTTAGACCTTCCGAATTCTTTCGGAGAGAAGAAAATTTTGCTCCTAAGTTTTTTCCGGACTAG
- the hslV gene encoding ATP-dependent protease subunit HslV: MNPNKIHATTILCVRRGEKVAIAGDGQVSFGNTVMKNTARKVRKLYSDKIVSGFAGSAADAFTLFELFEKKIHEFGGSLSRSAVELAREWRSDRALRRLEAMLIVADKDESFLVSGTGDVISPDDGILAIGSGGNFALSAARALYNHTNLEPSQIVKEAMNIAADICIYTNHNIVVEEI; the protein is encoded by the coding sequence ATAAATCCAAATAAAATACATGCAACTACGATACTCTGCGTTCGCAGAGGAGAAAAGGTAGCGATCGCAGGCGACGGACAGGTTTCATTCGGGAACACTGTCATGAAAAATACGGCCAGAAAAGTCCGTAAACTTTACTCGGACAAAATTGTATCGGGGTTCGCCGGTTCGGCTGCGGATGCATTCACCTTATTCGAACTTTTCGAAAAAAAAATACACGAGTTCGGAGGAAGTCTTTCCAGATCCGCGGTCGAACTAGCCAGAGAATGGAGATCCGACAGAGCGTTACGAAGATTAGAGGCGATGCTTATCGTAGCGGATAAGGACGAATCCTTTTTAGTTTCCGGAACGGGAGATGTAATTTCCCCGGACGACGGAATTTTGGCAATCGGTTCCGGAGGGAATTTTGCACTCTCCGCAGCCAGAGCATTGTACAATCATACAAATTTGGAACCTTCTCAAATAGTAAAAGAAGCCATGAATATAGCCGCAGATATTTGTATATATACAAATCATAATATAGTAGTAGAGGAAATCTGA
- a CDS encoding UbiX family flavin prenyltransferase → MSQEKSLRLVLAMAGASGSIYAARFINALMEIPGETWFVPSPAAIRVFKEEYQANVHTGEDVLEFVRKKWNPKQIHTFHLRKFEDIGADIASGSNIWDGMVVVPCSMKTVAAIRTGITENLIERAADVTLKERRKLILVPRETPYNRIHLENMLALHDAGAIIAPASPGFYQMPQSLEDLGDFMATRIFRLLGREIDLYPRWNP, encoded by the coding sequence ATGAGTCAGGAAAAATCATTAAGACTGGTACTCGCAATGGCTGGAGCAAGCGGCTCCATCTATGCGGCCAGATTCATAAATGCTCTCATGGAAATTCCAGGAGAAACCTGGTTTGTTCCAAGTCCGGCTGCTATCCGGGTTTTTAAGGAAGAATATCAGGCGAATGTTCATACCGGAGAGGATGTCTTAGAATTCGTACGTAAAAAATGGAATCCTAAACAAATACATACATTTCATCTGCGTAAATTCGAAGATATAGGAGCAGATATTGCTTCCGGTTCTAATATTTGGGACGGAATGGTGGTGGTTCCCTGCTCTATGAAAACTGTCGCAGCGATCCGGACAGGGATCACAGAAAATTTGATAGAAAGAGCGGCTGACGTTACTTTGAAGGAAAGAAGGAAACTCATTTTAGTCCCCAGAGAAACTCCTTATAATCGTATTCATTTGGAAAATATGTTAGCTCTTCATGATGCGGGCGCTATTATCGCTCCTGCTTCTCCCGGTTTTTATCAAATGCCCCAAAGTTTAGAGGATCTGGGAGATTTTATGGCTACTCGAATTTTCAGATTACTAGGTAGAGAAATAGATTTGTATCCTCGTTGGAATCCATAA
- a CDS encoding lipoyl domain-containing protein has translation MASKTEDFELITPDLGDTDKIELVRWNFRLGDQINEGAEVCELVTDKASFPMESPINGILARIDREKGSIIKKGEILGMIRRKVSE, from the coding sequence ATGGCATCAAAAACCGAAGATTTCGAACTAATTACACCCGACTTGGGCGACACAGATAAAATCGAACTAGTTCGATGGAATTTTCGGTTGGGCGATCAAATCAATGAGGGAGCGGAGGTCTGCGAACTAGTCACAGACAAGGCTTCTTTTCCGATGGAATCTCCGATTAACGGAATACTTGCGAGAATCGACAGAGAAAAAGGTTCCATCATTAAAAAAGGAGAAATTTTGGGAATGATCCGGAGGAAAGTTTCCGAGTGA
- a CDS encoding tyrosine recombinase XerC codes for MSEYAVKLPQFPSEILNSAASRFYEYLRVEKNYSQNTLNAYLLDLKSFFEFCLQEQIEIYQLESVDVRSYFAFLSKNQGLDRRTQSRKLSSLRTFYKVLLKDNLVPGNPILSVNFPKTRKQVPKNFRIEETESILDYEYENENASEILNIRDKAILEVLYSSGLRVFELVDATLVQLSADHSILKVLGKRRKERYVYLGKEAIQSLNEYLDVRPRFRPRSDEIFLNQKGNKLTTRGVRYILNERRKRMGWDKPITPHKFRHTFATDLLDAGADIRAVQELLGHSSLSTTQVYLSVSKEKIKEVYRKAHPHARLDKSK; via the coding sequence GTGAGCGAATACGCGGTCAAACTTCCCCAATTTCCTTCCGAAATCCTGAATTCTGCCGCTTCCCGTTTTTATGAATATTTGAGAGTGGAAAAAAATTATTCCCAAAACACTCTCAACGCTTATCTACTGGATCTGAAATCATTCTTCGAATTCTGCCTACAGGAGCAGATAGAGATTTACCAATTGGAATCGGTGGATGTTCGTTCTTATTTTGCATTCCTTTCCAAAAATCAAGGATTGGATAGACGGACCCAGAGCCGGAAACTCTCCAGTCTTAGGACATTCTACAAAGTATTATTAAAAGATAATTTGGTTCCCGGAAACCCGATCCTTTCCGTTAACTTCCCGAAAACCAGAAAGCAGGTCCCGAAAAATTTCAGAATAGAAGAAACGGAGAGTATTTTAGATTACGAATACGAAAATGAGAATGCATCCGAAATATTAAATATCAGAGACAAAGCGATCTTAGAAGTATTATATTCTTCCGGACTCAGGGTTTTCGAGTTAGTCGACGCGACTTTGGTTCAATTATCTGCGGATCATTCGATCTTAAAAGTTCTGGGTAAAAGAAGAAAAGAAAGATACGTATATTTAGGAAAAGAAGCCATCCAAAGTTTAAATGAATACTTGGATGTACGTCCTAGATTCCGACCCAGATCCGATGAAATTTTTCTGAACCAAAAGGGAAATAAACTGACGACCAGAGGGGTTCGTTATATTTTGAACGAGAGAAGGAAACGAATGGGATGGGACAAACCCATTACCCCCCATAAATTCCGTCATACGTTCGCAACGGACTTACTCGATGCCGGCGCAGATATCCGCGCAGTCCAAGAGCTTTTGGGGCATTCCTCTCTATCCACCACCCAGGTTTACCTGAGCGTGAGTAAGGAAAAGATCAAAGAGGTCTACCGAAAGGCTCACCCACATGCAAGACTCGATAAATCCAAATAA
- a CDS encoding UbiA-like polyprenyltransferase, which produces MASNTLAALGKYGRFIKFSHTLFALPFAGIAFVLAILQEPSLPLAVIGQKLIWILVCMVGARSAAMGFNRWADRKIDAKNPRTANREIPSGQISDLMAVIFIIGSSLVFFIGSWFLNPLSFYLSFPTLFLLLTYSYTKRFTFLCHFYLGLTIGLAPLATWIAIREEFSWIAGFWTLGLAFNLAGFDILYALQDREFDKKEGLHSVPVRFGEKNSFLISRISHILSVSFLGIAAWYADFQGAFWAFLVFVAYLLFREQKIASENKDGNFPPSFYQIHSWISLVIFLGILAETGPKLVSLFYRL; this is translated from the coding sequence ATGGCTTCCAATACACTTGCTGCCCTAGGCAAATACGGTCGTTTTATAAAATTCTCCCATACTTTATTCGCTCTTCCTTTTGCAGGGATAGCATTTGTTCTTGCGATCTTACAAGAGCCAAGTTTACCTCTCGCCGTGATTGGCCAAAAATTGATTTGGATCTTGGTCTGTATGGTGGGCGCAAGAAGTGCGGCTATGGGATTTAATAGATGGGCGGATCGCAAAATTGACGCTAAAAATCCAAGGACCGCAAACAGGGAGATCCCGAGCGGTCAGATCTCGGATCTTATGGCGGTGATTTTTATCATCGGATCTTCATTGGTATTTTTTATAGGTAGTTGGTTCTTAAATCCGCTTTCTTTTTATCTTTCTTTCCCTACTCTATTTCTTTTATTAACGTATTCTTATACAAAACGTTTTACTTTTTTATGCCATTTCTATCTTGGATTGACGATCGGTTTAGCGCCTCTCGCAACCTGGATCGCGATTCGAGAAGAATTTTCCTGGATCGCAGGGTTTTGGACTTTAGGACTTGCCTTCAATTTAGCGGGATTCGATATATTATACGCTTTGCAGGACAGGGAATTCGATAAAAAAGAAGGCCTACATTCCGTGCCTGTTCGTTTTGGTGAAAAAAACTCGTTTCTTATATCAAGAATCTCTCATATTCTTTCCGTTTCTTTTTTAGGAATAGCGGCTTGGTATGCGGATTTTCAGGGAGCTTTTTGGGCATTTTTAGTATTTGTAGCGTACTTATTATTTAGAGAGCAGAAGATCGCCTCGGAAAACAAGGACGGAAATTTTCCACCGAGTTTCTACCAAATCCATTCTTGGATCTCATTGGTGATCTTTTTGGGCATTTTAGCGGAGACAGGTCCAAAACTTGTTTCTCTGTTTTATAGGCTTTAA
- the hslU gene encoding ATP-dependent protease ATPase subunit HslU: MSEFLPQSNESKLGDDELTPRQIVSKLDEHIIGQKNAKKAVAIALRNRTRRRKLDPELREEIYPKNIIMIGPTGVGKTEIARRLSKLCGAPFLKVESTKFTEVGYVGRDVESIIRDLAMVSLNLVKQEFRKEVEAKAKERAEEALLDILLPFPAKTSIADPHPPSIGFSTNEADEEREKRFLETRETMRKKLKSGKLNEQIIELDIPQAGPQGLPMLQVFGAGNMEDLDNHIQNVLGDLMPKKQKKRKLPIPEALKVLEEAEAEKLLDPDKVQREAQKRVEEMGIVFLDEIDKIASREGRAGADVSREGVQRDLLPIVEGATVNTKIGPIVTDHILFIAAGAFHMSKPSDLIPELQGRFPIRVELEKLSMEDFEKILTAPRSSLVKQYQALLETDGIKIEFAPDGIQEIAKIAYDMNEKHENIGARRLNTIMERLLEDLSFEGPDLPEEKRKLTINKAAVESKLKGIIEDKDLSRYIL, encoded by the coding sequence ATGAGCGAATTTCTTCCCCAAAGCAATGAATCCAAATTAGGGGATGACGAACTCACTCCCAGGCAGATCGTTTCCAAACTAGACGAACACATCATCGGCCAAAAAAACGCCAAAAAAGCGGTGGCAATCGCTCTTCGCAATCGTACGAGACGCAGAAAATTAGATCCTGAACTAAGAGAAGAAATTTATCCTAAAAACATCATCATGATCGGTCCGACAGGAGTCGGAAAAACGGAAATCGCAAGAAGACTTTCCAAACTCTGCGGTGCACCTTTTTTAAAGGTAGAAAGTACTAAATTTACGGAAGTAGGTTACGTTGGCCGAGACGTGGAAAGTATTATCCGAGATCTGGCAATGGTTTCCCTAAACCTAGTCAAACAAGAATTCAGAAAAGAAGTCGAAGCAAAAGCTAAGGAAAGAGCCGAAGAAGCGCTGTTGGATATCCTACTTCCATTCCCTGCCAAAACTTCCATTGCAGATCCTCATCCTCCTTCCATAGGATTTTCCACTAACGAAGCGGACGAAGAAAGAGAGAAAAGATTTTTAGAGACCAGAGAGACAATGAGAAAGAAGCTCAAATCTGGGAAACTAAACGAACAAATTATTGAGCTGGATATTCCTCAGGCCGGACCACAAGGACTTCCTATGCTTCAAGTATTCGGCGCCGGGAATATGGAAGACTTGGACAATCATATCCAAAATGTTTTGGGCGATCTAATGCCTAAAAAGCAAAAGAAAAGAAAGTTACCGATTCCCGAAGCACTTAAAGTTTTAGAGGAAGCGGAAGCGGAAAAACTTTTAGATCCCGACAAAGTGCAAAGAGAAGCCCAAAAACGAGTGGAAGAAATGGGCATCGTCTTCTTAGACGAGATCGACAAGATCGCAAGCAGAGAAGGAAGAGCGGGTGCGGATGTTTCTAGAGAAGGAGTACAAAGAGATTTACTTCCGATCGTAGAAGGTGCCACAGTAAACACGAAGATTGGTCCGATCGTAACGGATCATATACTCTTTATCGCAGCCGGTGCATTCCATATGTCCAAACCTTCCGATCTTATTCCTGAATTGCAGGGACGTTTTCCGATCCGAGTAGAGCTGGAAAAATTATCCATGGAAGATTTCGAAAAGATCTTAACGGCGCCTAGATCCTCTCTAGTAAAACAATACCAAGCCTTACTCGAAACCGATGGGATCAAAATAGAATTTGCCCCGGACGGGATCCAAGAGATCGCAAAGATCGCCTATGATATGAACGAAAAACATGAAAACATAGGTGCACGAAGACTGAATACGATCATGGAAAGACTTTTAGAAGACCTAAGTTTCGAAGGCCCGGATCTACCGGAAGAGAAAAGAAAACTAACCATCAACAAAGCGGCAGTCGAGTCCAAACTGAAAGGAATTATAGAAGATAAGGACTTAAGTCGTTATATTTTGTAA
- a CDS encoding metallophosphoesterase family protein codes for MKLVHLSDLHFPVALPFMTLKGKMIPGYMNYTFRRMRKYPISLWDAIVRKVQSLDPEAIIISGDITNVSHHREYDEALRILKPVLGDKTFMVPGNHDRYTRVAAGKKGTDLPYYEKFFSSWMGDSIPIQNGYLRIKKIGKLTLVGWDSNMPLSVLNAYGYVGEEIVHSTLEYLEKEKLDHYILICHHPIWNPPERQESSGHKMKNREEIAELLKKRPPLAYLHGHVHTNWVKYPDPQKPYYVINSASSTRISDQRHQSGFHLMEWNGKALNVKRFSFSNEEGEFIETKTISYQEKETNGR; via the coding sequence GTGAAATTGGTCCATTTATCGGACCTACATTTTCCCGTAGCACTTCCTTTCATGACTTTGAAAGGTAAGATGATACCGGGATATATGAACTATACCTTTCGGCGTATGAGAAAATATCCGATTTCTCTTTGGGACGCAATCGTTCGAAAAGTTCAATCATTAGATCCGGAAGCGATCATTATCTCTGGAGATATCACAAATGTTTCTCATCATAGAGAATACGATGAGGCATTAAGAATCTTGAAGCCGGTACTTGGGGACAAAACATTCATGGTCCCAGGAAATCATGATCGTTACACACGAGTCGCCGCAGGAAAAAAAGGAACAGATCTACCATACTATGAGAAATTTTTCTCCTCTTGGATGGGAGATAGTATCCCGATTCAAAACGGGTATCTTAGGATCAAAAAAATAGGAAAACTAACTCTGGTTGGCTGGGACTCTAATATGCCTCTCTCCGTATTGAATGCGTATGGATACGTGGGGGAAGAGATTGTACATTCTACCTTGGAATATCTGGAAAAAGAAAAACTAGATCATTATATCTTGATCTGTCATCATCCCATCTGGAATCCTCCGGAACGTCAGGAAAGTTCCGGTCATAAAATGAAAAACAGGGAAGAAATCGCTGAACTTCTAAAAAAAAGGCCTCCATTAGCCTATTTGCACGGTCATGTACATACGAATTGGGTTAAGTATCCCGATCCCCAAAAACCGTATTACGTGATCAATTCCGCATCCAGTACAAGGATCTCGGACCAACGACACCAAAGCGGATTCCATCTGATGGAATGGAACGGAAAAGCACTTAATGTCAAAAGATTCTCATTCTCTAATGAAGAAGGGGAATTTATAGAAACAAAAACGATCTCATACCAAGAAAAGGAAACAAATGGCCGGTAA
- a CDS encoding LIC11612 family fibronectin-binding protein, whose translation MNFIPKFEIKKIAALVLLAGLILLGPSLQTQSNSSDRKDSPIGLVVYCPLQSEKEPPFDFERTLSLWYQRYKQQKTQEGGGAILLVSAPYLPKTSDEIDRLKKNLGAEIIFTGHHSVLPKKETAKLPSNKKAKKKKVIKQKKKTTPTETKTNLEQPEKLTPTKPEDPKPKEEDPKPQEQTTKTNSEQKENPPVPKTKVSSKKKSKKKAPKLAAKKQPVIPPGILTVKEEGGLNFVFYSPSPESVQENEKNPSSWIGDFKTQFSKTFESQIFHFLLAQDPNEKPKEDPNPIAEGLSHFKKDLSDTLPSIVLLSSPRALRFFNGEYSFGCGATPNSLQISILELFFRNGRLIRINEEVQTLNSKESNKSWILE comes from the coding sequence ATGAATTTTATCCCAAAATTCGAGATTAAAAAAATAGCTGCGCTCGTTCTTTTAGCCGGCCTAATTCTATTAGGGCCATCTCTACAAACGCAGTCCAACTCTTCGGATCGGAAAGACTCACCGATCGGGCTTGTTGTATATTGTCCTTTGCAGTCGGAAAAAGAACCCCCTTTTGATTTTGAAAGGACTCTGAGTCTTTGGTATCAACGATACAAACAACAAAAGACCCAAGAGGGAGGAGGGGCAATTCTACTTGTCTCCGCTCCTTATCTGCCTAAAACTTCCGACGAAATAGATAGGCTGAAAAAAAACCTTGGCGCAGAGATCATATTTACCGGTCATCATTCGGTACTTCCAAAAAAGGAAACGGCCAAACTACCTTCCAACAAAAAAGCAAAAAAGAAGAAGGTTATAAAACAGAAAAAGAAAACTACACCGACAGAGACTAAGACAAATCTAGAACAGCCGGAAAAACTGACTCCTACAAAACCGGAAGATCCTAAACCGAAAGAAGAAGATCCGAAACCCCAAGAGCAAACTACAAAAACTAACTCGGAACAAAAAGAGAATCCTCCCGTTCCTAAAACGAAAGTTTCTTCTAAGAAAAAATCCAAAAAAAAGGCGCCGAAGCTTGCCGCTAAAAAACAGCCAGTGATCCCACCTGGAATTTTGACGGTGAAGGAAGAAGGCGGATTGAACTTTGTATTCTATTCTCCTTCTCCGGAATCCGTACAAGAGAATGAAAAAAATCCGTCTTCTTGGATCGGCGATTTTAAAACACAATTTTCTAAAACTTTCGAATCTCAGATATTCCACTTTTTACTCGCCCAAGATCCGAATGAAAAGCCAAAAGAAGATCCGAACCCGATCGCAGAAGGATTGTCCCATTTTAAAAAAGACCTTTCGGATACTTTACCTTCTATCGTTCTTCTATCCTCTCCAAGAGCTTTGCGTTTTTTTAATGGAGAATACAGCTTTGGGTGTGGTGCAACCCCGAACTCCTTACAGATCAGTATTTTGGAATTATTTTTTAGGAACGGAAGACTCATCCGGATCAACGAAGAAGTCCAAACCTTAAATTCCAAGGAATCGAATAAATCCTGGATCCTGGAATAA
- the pth gene encoding aminoacyl-tRNA hydrolase, whose protein sequence is MANLKLMIVGLGNPGPKYEKNRHNIGFLVLDDLVKDWGVELNHSSKEAKGKLDRDGVSFYFLKPLEYMNLSGRAVSELSRKNGIPPENILVIHDEVDFPFSKLKFKQSGGNGGHNGIKDISEKLGSPDFFRLRFGVGKPGDSALTPGHVLSNFNQEEMSKLPELFDQAKQKIKDWVRERQIIFSKATDK, encoded by the coding sequence ATGGCAAACTTAAAACTGATGATCGTCGGCCTGGGCAACCCCGGTCCAAAATACGAAAAAAACCGTCATAATATCGGCTTTCTGGTCTTGGACGATCTTGTCAAAGATTGGGGAGTGGAGTTGAACCATTCTTCCAAAGAAGCAAAAGGGAAATTGGACAGGGACGGAGTCTCTTTCTATTTCCTAAAACCGCTTGAATATATGAATCTTTCCGGAAGAGCAGTCTCGGAACTTTCCCGCAAAAACGGGATCCCCCCCGAAAATATTTTAGTGATTCATGACGAAGTAGATTTTCCGTTCTCCAAACTCAAATTTAAACAGAGCGGTGGAAATGGTGGTCATAACGGGATCAAGGATATCTCCGAAAAACTAGGCTCGCCCGATTTTTTTCGACTCAGATTCGGAGTGGGAAAACCCGGAGACAGCGCTCTTACACCTGGACATGTTCTATCCAATTTCAACCAGGAAGAAATGAGTAAATTACCCGAATTATTCGACCAGGCTAAACAAAAAATCAAAGATTGGGTCCGGGAAAGACAGATCATTTTTTCAAAAGCCACCGATAAATAA
- a CDS encoding DUF3703 domain-containing protein, with protein MNWIMPKDWKIRYKKELDLSKKYEEEGNLKETWRYLERAHLIGQYYPIPHTGIHFRMLLFAIDQKDIKEIAGQLIRVLFGWLGSWLNKIPVGNTGGANVPIFQPMPIPEDLLDLLSEADQTSKSLSGLKKK; from the coding sequence ATGAATTGGATCATGCCTAAAGATTGGAAGATCAGATACAAAAAGGAATTGGACCTTTCTAAAAAGTACGAAGAAGAGGGAAACTTAAAAGAAACCTGGAGATATTTAGAAAGAGCTCACTTGATCGGACAATATTATCCAATCCCTCACACAGGCATCCATTTTAGAATGTTATTATTTGCGATCGATCAAAAAGATATAAAAGAGATTGCAGGCCAGTTAATTAGGGTTTTGTTCGGCTGGCTCGGTTCTTGGTTGAATAAAATTCCTGTGGGAAATACCGGAGGTGCAAATGTTCCGATTTTTCAACCAATGCCTATTCCGGAGGATTTATTGGATTTACTTTCTGAAGCCGACCAAACCTCCAAAAGTTTATCCGGTCTAAAAAAGAAATAA
- a CDS encoding P-loop NTPase: MAGKLQPIDIQRELTKIKHPELKKDIVSLGMIGSLEIGEDETSILVKTPSQDRRVQIGLEAQIRQTLSKKEGVGKVKIKFEVDPKMTLDDSNKILGVKKVIAIGSGKGGVGKSTVTVNLASTAAAMGYKVGVMDADIYGPSIGKMFGVNGKVALKAEEDKIYPLEKDGLKIISFSFLIEEKQPVVWRGPMLGKAVEQFLYDIVWGELDFLFIDLPPGTGDVQLSLAQLIDLDGAILVTTPQTVALLDANRAASMFQQVKVPILGVVENMSEFVCPNCGHSSAIFSKGGGQKLADSADTKFLGGVPLTMDVMSAGEAGKPLVFQEPDGIIAKSYKNILQNLAEEIKKWE; encoded by the coding sequence ATGGCCGGTAAACTCCAACCAATCGATATCCAAAGAGAACTCACTAAAATCAAACATCCGGAGTTAAAAAAAGACATCGTGTCTCTCGGAATGATCGGTTCTCTTGAAATCGGAGAAGATGAAACAAGTATCCTCGTTAAAACTCCTAGCCAAGACAGAAGAGTCCAGATCGGATTAGAGGCACAGATCCGTCAGACACTTTCCAAAAAGGAAGGTGTAGGGAAAGTAAAGATCAAGTTCGAAGTAGATCCTAAAATGACCTTGGATGATTCCAATAAAATCCTTGGAGTTAAAAAGGTAATCGCGATCGGCTCCGGAAAAGGTGGAGTAGGAAAATCCACAGTCACAGTAAACCTTGCATCTACAGCAGCCGCTATGGGATATAAAGTGGGAGTGATGGATGCGGATATCTACGGACCTTCTATCGGAAAAATGTTCGGAGTGAACGGAAAAGTAGCCCTTAAAGCCGAAGAAGATAAAATTTATCCGTTAGAAAAAGACGGACTGAAGATCATCTCTTTCTCTTTTTTAATAGAAGAGAAACAACCGGTAGTATGGCGGGGTCCAATGTTAGGAAAGGCGGTAGAACAATTTTTATACGATATCGTCTGGGGAGAACTGGACTTCTTATTTATAGATCTGCCACCCGGAACGGGAGACGTACAATTATCTCTCGCTCAGCTAATAGATTTAGACGGTGCAATTTTAGTGACCACACCGCAAACCGTAGCCCTTTTAGATGCAAATAGAGCTGCGTCCATGTTCCAACAAGTCAAAGTACCGATCTTAGGTGTTGTGGAGAATATGAGTGAATTTGTATGTCCAAATTGTGGACACAGTTCCGCGATTTTTTCTAAGGGCGGAGGTCAAAAATTAGCGGATTCTGCCGATACAAAATTCTTGGGAGGGGTCCCACTTACTATGGATGTAATGAGCGCAGGAGAAGCCGGAAAACCCCTGGTTTTTCAAGAACCTGACGGAATTATCGCAAAATCCTACAAAAACATACTCCAAAACCTGGCTGAAGAGATAAAAAAGTGGGAATAA